In one window of Nocardia brasiliensis DNA:
- a CDS encoding serine/threonine-protein kinase, whose protein sequence is MLTSGEVFAGFTIEKLLGQGGMGSVYLARHPRLPRQTALKLLNRELFTDVEVRARFEREADLAAQLDHPNIVQVYDRGTEDDQLWISMQYVDGVDAATVNPQNLPPERAVQIIEGVADALDYAHGMGVLHRDVKPANIMLARSSGNRERVFLTDFGIARLREDSTHLTQTGMFTATLAYASPEQMTGAHLDHRSDQYSLACALYWLLTGVAPFDAPAPADIIRGHLQLPPPSAAARRAGVTPALDTVLAVAMAKRPDQRFASCADFAAAARLALTTNTPPPLPYTPPAPTALAQPPMPSQGAYQAAQPTYVPQAADAAWKQQGQSAFAGQQFASGGYQDAVPVAGQSFPSAGYQDVPPNAGAGQPLPPGYGPPNSGVAQSFPPPAPPPMGYAQATGYPMPPQRRSNTGLLVGIALVGIVVLVGAGVVIAKLTSSDSSSPTDQAKPPTAAAAATTDADALAKAFPKILPQGVDTKYGVGSGKGYQDKTCFLGTAKPGKKVSSSAGVPDFANWETVWNCWGVPINQPDFTAIAFKSAEDAQAAARDLPSNTKASETANGKPYTTYRWQQKDSGLPDGYLVVSFDNDPARANYLFFAQVTITDSMPDSGFGLTQQKFKAWLASLPL, encoded by the coding sequence TTGCTGACCAGCGGTGAGGTGTTCGCCGGGTTCACCATCGAGAAGTTACTCGGGCAAGGCGGCATGGGATCGGTCTATCTGGCCCGACATCCCAGACTGCCGCGCCAGACCGCGCTGAAACTCCTCAACCGCGAGCTGTTCACCGACGTCGAGGTGCGCGCCCGCTTCGAGCGCGAGGCCGACCTGGCCGCCCAGCTCGACCACCCGAACATCGTCCAGGTGTACGACCGCGGCACCGAGGACGACCAGCTGTGGATCTCCATGCAGTACGTCGACGGCGTCGACGCCGCGACGGTCAACCCGCAGAATCTGCCGCCGGAGCGCGCGGTGCAGATCATCGAGGGCGTCGCCGACGCGCTGGACTACGCGCACGGCATGGGCGTGCTGCATCGCGACGTGAAGCCCGCGAACATCATGCTGGCCAGGTCCAGCGGCAACCGCGAGCGGGTGTTCCTCACCGACTTCGGCATCGCCAGGCTGCGCGAGGACTCCACGCACCTGACCCAGACCGGCATGTTCACCGCGACCCTGGCCTACGCCTCGCCGGAACAGATGACCGGCGCGCATCTGGATCACCGCTCCGATCAGTACTCGCTGGCGTGCGCGCTGTACTGGCTGCTGACCGGGGTGGCGCCGTTCGACGCGCCCGCGCCCGCCGACATCATCCGCGGCCATCTGCAGCTGCCGCCGCCCTCGGCCGCGGCCCGCCGGGCCGGCGTCACCCCGGCGCTGGACACCGTGCTCGCGGTCGCGATGGCGAAACGACCCGATCAGCGGTTCGCGTCCTGCGCCGATTTCGCCGCGGCCGCCCGATTGGCGCTCACCACCAATACGCCACCGCCGCTGCCGTACACCCCGCCCGCGCCGACCGCGCTCGCCCAGCCGCCGATGCCCAGCCAGGGCGCGTATCAGGCGGCGCAGCCGACCTACGTGCCGCAGGCCGCCGATGCCGCGTGGAAACAGCAGGGGCAGAGCGCTTTCGCGGGCCAGCAGTTCGCCTCCGGCGGCTATCAGGACGCGGTACCGGTTGCCGGACAGTCCTTTCCGTCGGCGGGCTATCAGGACGTGCCGCCCAACGCGGGTGCCGGGCAGCCGCTCCCACCCGGCTACGGACCGCCGAATTCCGGTGTCGCGCAGTCCTTCCCGCCACCCGCCCCGCCGCCGATGGGCTACGCGCAGGCCACCGGCTATCCGATGCCACCGCAGCGGCGCTCGAACACGGGCCTGCTGGTGGGGATCGCGCTGGTCGGCATCGTGGTGCTGGTCGGCGCCGGGGTGGTGATCGCCAAGCTGACCTCCTCGGATTCGTCCTCGCCGACCGACCAGGCCAAGCCGCCGACGGCCGCCGCGGCCGCGACCACCGACGCGGACGCGCTGGCCAAGGCGTTCCCGAAGATTCTGCCGCAGGGCGTCGACACCAAGTACGGCGTCGGCAGCGGCAAGGGCTACCAGGACAAGACCTGTTTCCTCGGCACAGCCAAGCCCGGCAAGAAGGTGTCCAGTTCGGCGGGCGTGCCCGATTTCGCGAACTGGGAGACGGTCTGGAACTGCTGGGGCGTGCCGATCAACCAGCCCGATTTCACCGCGATCGCGTTCAAGAGCGCCGAGGACGCCCAGGCCGCGGCCCGCGACCTGCCGTCTAACACCAAGGCGAGCGAGACCGCCAACGGCAAGCCGTACACCACCTACCGGTGGCAGCAGAAGGACAGCGGCCTCCCGGACGGGTATCTGGTGGTCAGCTTCGACAACGACCCGGCGCGCGCGAACTACCTGTTCTTCGCGCAGGTCACGATCACCGACAGCATGCCGGACTCCGGCTTCGGGCTGACCCAGCAGAAGTTCAAGGCCTGGTTGGCCAGTCTGCCGCTGTAG